The DNA region ATGCCCGAACACCTTCCCCGTGTCCGTGTCCACCGCCTTCCATATCATCCTAGACGGCGGGTTCGTCATCGCCCCCTGTAAGTTGGCCTCTAACTGCTTCTCGTCCAGCGGCCAGTTATACGCCGGCCCCGACCACTGTAGCAGCTCCTCCGCCGAATGCACCCACCCCAGCAGCCTCTTTATGTCCGACTTCTCGAAACGTTCCAGCTTTATCATGTTCTTCCCTCTGCTCTTCCCCTGCTTTTGGAGCCTGTCCTGAGCCTGGCCGAAGGAGTGGAAGAATACAAGATGGGGGCCTTCCCTTCTCCATTCCTCATTTCACCAGCGGCATCACCTTGGTCGCAAACCCCTCAATCAGACTCAGCGTCTTCTTCACATCATTTGTCCGCATGTCCAACACCAGGTGTCCCACCCCCACTGACGCAAACTCCCTTATATCCTGCGCGACGTCCTCCGCCGTCCCCCTGAACGGCTTCGGGTGCCCCGACGCCAGCAGCTCATACTTCGGCACGCGGTACGCCACCTCAATCTCCCCCAGCGCCCGACCCGCCTTCCGCGCCATTGCCCCAAGCTTTTCTATCGCCGCCTTCATCTGCGACGCTGTCTCCAGCGGGTGCTGCGGGTTCAGCCCAATGGGATGCCACCCGTTCCCCAGTGTCGCGGCCCGGCGCATCGCCGGCGGGCTCTCCCCGCCAATCCATATCGGTAAGTGTGGCTTTTGTACTGGCTTGGGGTAAAACCGTATGTCCGAAAACCTCACATATTTTCCCTCAAACCGGGGGTTCGGACTTGTCCAAAGCTCCCTCATCGCCCGTATATACTCGTTCGTCACCTCGCCCCGCTCTTCGTAGGGTGGCAGCCCCAGCGTCTCGAACTCCTCCCGCATCCACCCCGCCCCCAGCCCCAGCGTCACCCGCCCGTTCGATAGGTAGTCCATGGTTGCCAGCGCCTTGGCCGCGATAATCGGGTGGCGATTGGGCGTAATCATCACCCCCGTCACGATGCGCAGGCGCTCTGTCTTGGCCGCGATGTAAGTCAGCAGCGTCAGGCACTCCAGCGTCTCCCCCTCCACGCTCCCTGGGTGCACCGCCTCCGGGTTGTACGGGTACTTGGACGCGATGTTGTTGGGAAACACGATGTGGTCACCCAGCACCGCCTCGTGGAACCCCGCCTCCTCCGCTCTCCGCGCGATAAGGGTGGTGTTCTCAGGCCGAGCCGTCGGCCCCCGCGTGTTCATGCTAATGCCAAATTTCAAAGCCTGCCTCACGGTTTTGTCATTCTGAACGAAGTGAAGAATCTGGCCCCATTGAAGCTTGGTTGTGCTAATTACCGCTCGTGCTGAGCCTGTCGAAGCATGAGGGCCGGATTAGCTCCAGTTACTTTTCCCAACCCCATACACGCTCCCCACCTTCGGCAGCACCTTATCCGCAAACTCCTCCGTCCACCGTATCGTCTCCTTCACGTCGTCGCTGCGGAAGTCGAAAATCAAGTGCTGCGCCCCCGCCTTGGCGAAGGCCTTGATGTCCTCCGCTATCTGCGCCGCGCTCCCCGTGAACGCCCCCGACCTCTCCTTGCTCACCCTCGACTTTGGCACTCGATAGCTTATCTCCACGTCGCTCTTCTTCCGCCCCGCCTTCTTCACCTCCGCGTACAGCCTGTCCGCCGACGCCTTTACCTGCTCCGCCGTCGTCAGCGGGAACTTGGGGTTGGAGCCGATGGGGTGCCACGCGTCGCCCAGCGCCGCCGCGCGACGCAATGCTGCCGGGCTTTCGCCGCCTATCCACAGCGGTGGGTGCGGCTTCTGCACCGGCTTGGGCTCAAAGAAGATGTTCGAGAACTTGACATACTTCCCATCGAACGACGGGCTGGGACTCGTCCATAGCTCCTTCATCGCCCGGATGTACTCGTTGGTGACCGCGCCTCGCTCCTCGAAAGACGGTATGCCCAGCAGCTCGAACTCCTCCCTCAGCCACCCCGCCCCCACGCCCACCGTCACCCGCCCCTTCGACAGGTAGTCCAGCGTCGACAGCGCCTTCGCCGCCAGCAGCGGGTGGCGATGCGGCACTATCATTACGCTTGTGACCAGGCGGATCTTCTTTGTCGCGCCGGCCAGGAAGGCCAGGGCCGTAATCTGCTCAAAAGCCTCCCCCGTAGCCGCCGACGTGAACTGCCCGCTGGCGCTGTACGGGTACTCGGCCTCGATTTTCTTAGGTATGACTATATGGTCGCCCAGCAGGGCGTACTCGTACCCCAGCGCCTCAGCTCGCTGGATGTTGGCTATCTGCGCCTCCGGCTGCGACGCCGGCCCCTTGCTCTGGAGGCTTATCCCGTACTTCATAACGCCCCTCCTGCGCTTCAATTGTCGACATTGTATAGCAGAGCCCTTCATTAGGGCACCCTTGTTCCAATACCATGCTTCCTTAGAGCCTATCTTCTTCTTTCCTCTCCCTTGATGGGAGAGGATTAAGGTGAGGGTGAAGCCCTAGAGGAACGGCACTTTATCAATGCTGCTCCCCACTGGCGTGGGCAGGGCGGCATGTACCCTCACGCCTCCCTCCCCGCCTCCCGATTTATCACCCCCGCCATCCTGCTCCTCCCCAGCCCGTTCACTGCCACAAGGCTCCCTCCTCCCAGCACCGACCACGTCACCCCCACTAGGCTCGCCACCGCTCCCATCCCTAGCGCCCCAAACCCGATGCTCGTCAGCACCACACTGTGCAGCCCCATCACCCGCCCCCGCATCTCCGCCGGCGACAGCAGCGGCAGCACCGTCTGTGCCTGCGTGTTGTACATAATCGACGCCGCTCCCGTCAGGCCGATAAGGAACAGCGACAGCGGTATGTTCCGGCTGAAGCTGAACAGAACCAGCAGCGCCCCGAATGTGATAGCTGCCCCGAACAGCACCGTCCCCTTGGATTTAATATCGCCAAAGCTGGATATGACAACAGTCCCCACCACGCCCCCCAGCCCCCGGCACGTCGATAGCATTCCCAACACCACAGGCCCACCATTCAAGACCTCAGTGGCGATGACTGGAAACATGGACCAGGCCGAGAACCCCAGCCCTTCGGTAATCAGCACCGTCAGCAGCACGCCCCGCACAGGCCGGTTCTTGCGAATGAAATTGATGCTCTCCCGCAGCTCGCCGAATACCGAGTTGGTCTGTCGATGCTCCATCGGCACAGGCGCTACCTTTAGCATCAGGAAAGCGCCCAGTACAATAATCGACCCCAGGATAAGGAACAGGTACCCGACGCCCACGCCAGCGATGATAAAACCCGCCGCGAAAGGCCCCACCAGCCCCGCTATCTGCGACGACATGAACTGCCCTGCCATGGCGTTCATGAAGGCGTTCCGCCCTACTACGTCCAGCAAGAATGTATTTCTGGACGTCCTCTGCAGCGACATCCCCACGCTGTGGCCCATGGACATCACCAGCACGTGCCACACCTCCACCAGGTCCGCCACCACCAGCACGCCGATGGTCAGAATCGCCAAAGCCATCAGCCCCTGCGACAGCATCACCATCAACCGCCTGTCCATTCTGTCGGCCAGCACCCCGCCGAAAGGCGCGAACAGTAAGTTGGCGGCGGCCCCCAGCCCCGGCGCCAGCCCAACGATAAACGGCGACTCGGTCAGGTCGTACAGCAGCCAGCCCTGCCCCACCATGTAGGGCTGGAAACCCGCCGCGGCGGCCAGGCTGCTGCTCCACATCCATCGATAGGCCGGGATCCTAAAGGCGGTAAAAAGCCGCTCCCACATCATGGGACGGCTCTGGCCTCCTTAGCTGAGTCAATTGCTTCCAAAAATTTCTCCAGCGCTATTGTCCTCCGCAGTTGTACTCAAATGCCGTCCAATTATAATCACCGTTTCAATAGTCCTGTCATTGTGCGAAAGCCACAGCGCGATCTCCTGCTCACCTTGTGACATTTGCCCATTGCCTTAAGCCTCTCTCTTCCCCTATCCTCTCTCCATGACCAGCAGCGTAACCATACACAAGGCTGCCTTCCCTTGGAGCTATGCCGTGTCCTTCACGATGTCGAACACCTTGATTCAACTCAATCTCGAGACCACGATGACCATCGGGGCGGTACCGTCCCCTATTCGAACCTATGATTTCAATAAATCGAATCAGGAAACGAATCCGTGCCTGACTTGTGCCTGCAACATCCATTCGTTTCCTCAAAAAATTTTTCTCCGAAACCAATAGTCCGGGAGGTTGTTTTGCAAAAATGAGAAAACAACCTCTCAACAGCTTACCCATGTAATCTTGAGCGCCTTAGTTCATACAATCAAAAAATCCCAATTGGTATGAACCTAGGGTGGTCTGAGCATCTAGGAGCCTGACAGGCTAACTTTCTCTCCCCGCCACATCCGGCCTTTGGGATGCTAGAATACCGCCATCTCTTTCCAGGAGGCCCCCATGCCTATCGGTCCCCACGCCGTTAGCTACGAAGCTCACCGTCCCGTTGTCATGGGCCGCAAAGGCATGGTCTCCTCGGGCCACCCCCTGGCCTCCCAGGCCGGCATGGTTATGCTTCAGAAGGGCGGCAACGCCATCGATGCCGCCGCGGCCACCGCCGCCGCCCTCAACGTCGTCGAACCGATGATGTCCGGTATCGGCGGCGACGGCTTTATCATGGCCTACATCAAGGACCGCGACGAGCTCAAGGTCGTCAACGCCACCGGCGCCGCGCCCCTGGCCGCCACCCTGGACCGCTACCCCAAGGGCATACCCCTCAAGGGCATCATGTCCATCCTCACCCCCGGCCTCCTCCAGGGCTGGTACGAGGCCCATAAGCGATACGGCAAACTGGAATGGTCCGAGGTCCTGGAACCCGCCATAGACCTGGCCGAGAACGGCTTTCCCGTCAGCCACCACCTCTCCAAGGCCATCGCCGCCGACACCCTCCTCTGCCAGTTCCCCACTTCCCGCGCCATCTTTACCCGCGATGGCAAGCCGCTCCAGCCAGGCCAGGTCCTTTATCAGCAAGACCTGGCCCGCAC from SAR202 cluster bacterium includes:
- a CDS encoding MFS transporter → MMWERLFTAFRIPAYRWMWSSSLAAAAGFQPYMVGQGWLLYDLTESPFIVGLAPGLGAAANLLFAPFGGVLADRMDRRLMVMLSQGLMALAILTIGVLVVADLVEVWHVLVMSMGHSVGMSLQRTSRNTFLLDVVGRNAFMNAMAGQFMSSQIAGLVGPFAAGFIIAGVGVGYLFLILGSIIVLGAFLMLKVAPVPMEHRQTNSVFGELRESINFIRKNRPVRGVLLTVLITEGLGFSAWSMFPVIATEVLNGGPVVLGMLSTCRGLGGVVGTVVISSFGDIKSKGTVLFGAAITFGALLVLFSFSRNIPLSLFLIGLTGAASIMYNTQAQTVLPLLSPAEMRGRVMGLHSVVLTSIGFGALGMGAVASLVGVTWSVLGGGSLVAVNGLGRSRMAGVINREAGREA
- a CDS encoding LLM class F420-dependent oxidoreductase, which translates into the protein MKGSAIQCRQLKRRRGVMKYGISLQSKGPASQPEAQIANIQRAEALGYEYALLGDHIVIPKKIEAEYPYSASGQFTSAATGEAFEQITALAFLAGATKKIRLVTSVMIVPHRHPLLAAKALSTLDYLSKGRVTVGVGAGWLREEFELLGIPSFEERGAVTNEYIRAMKELWTSPSPSFDGKYVKFSNIFFEPKPVQKPHPPLWIGGESPAALRRAAALGDAWHPIGSNPKFPLTTAEQVKASADRLYAEVKKAGRKKSDVEISYRVPKSRVSKERSGAFTGSAAQIAEDIKAFAKAGAQHLIFDFRSDDVKETIRWTEEFADKVLPKVGSVYGVGKSNWS
- a CDS encoding LLM class F420-dependent oxidoreductase produces the protein MKFGISMNTRGPTARPENTTLIARRAEEAGFHEAVLGDHIVFPNNIASKYPYNPEAVHPGSVEGETLECLTLLTYIAAKTERLRIVTGVMITPNRHPIIAAKALATMDYLSNGRVTLGLGAGWMREEFETLGLPPYEERGEVTNEYIRAMRELWTSPNPRFEGKYVRFSDIRFYPKPVQKPHLPIWIGGESPPAMRRAATLGNGWHPIGLNPQHPLETASQMKAAIEKLGAMARKAGRALGEIEVAYRVPKYELLASGHPKPFRGTAEDVAQDIREFASVGVGHLVLDMRTNDVKKTLSLIEGFATKVMPLVK